A stretch of the Elephas maximus indicus isolate mEleMax1 chromosome 3, mEleMax1 primary haplotype, whole genome shotgun sequence genome encodes the following:
- the ITGA10 gene encoding integrin alpha-10 isoform X1, with amino-acid sequence MELPLIPHLSLPLMFLTGLCSPFNLDVHHPRLFPGPPEAEFGYSVLQHVGGGRRWMLVGAPWDGPSGDRRGDVYRCPVGGSLNAPCAKGHLGDYPLGNSSHPAVNMHLGMSLLETDGVGGFMACAPLWSRACGSSVFSAGICARVDDSFRPQGSLAPTAQRCPTYMDVVIVLDGSNSIYPWSEVQTFLRRLVGRLFIDPEQIQVGLVQYGESTVHEWSLGDFRTKEEVVRAARNLSRREGRETKTAQAIMVACTEGFSQSRGGRPEAARLLVVVTDGESHDGEELPEALKACEAGRVTRYGIAVLGHYLRRQRDPSSFLQEIRTIASDPDERFFFNVTDEAALTDIVDALGDRIFGLEGSHGENESSFGLEMSQIGFSTHRLKDGILFGMVGAYDWGGSVLWVEKGHHLFPPRTALEDEFPPALQNHAAYLGYSVSSMLLQGGRRLFISGAPRFKHRGKVIAFQLKKDGAVRVAQSLQGEQIGSYFGSELCPLDTDGDGTTDVLLVAAPMFLGPLNKETGRVYVYLVGQQPLLMLRGKLQPEPPQDARFGFAMSALPDLNQDGFADVAVGAPLEDGHRGALYLYHGTQSGVRSHPAQRIAAVSMPQALSYFGRSVDGRLDLDGDDLVDVAVGAQGAAILLSSRPIIHLTPSLTVTPPAISVVQRNCRRRGQEAACLTADLCFQVTSRTPGRWTRQFYMQFTASLDEWTAGARATFDGTGQRMSPRRLRLSVGNVTCEQLHFHVLDASDYLRPVALTVTFALDNTTKPGPVLDEGSPTSIRKLVPFSKDCGPDNECVTDLVLRANMDIRGSRKAPFVVRGGRRKVLVSATLENRKENAYNTSLSLSFSRNLHLASLTPQRDSPVKVECAAPSSHAQLCSVGHPVFQSGAKVTFLLEFEFSCSALLSQVLVRLIATSNSLETDGTLQDNTAQASVYIQYEPHLLFSSESTLHRYEVHPYGTLPVGSGPEFKTTLRVQNLGCYVVSGLIISALLPAVAHGGNYFLSLSQVITNNASCTVQNLTEPPQAPVDPEELQHTSRLNESNTRCQVVRCHLGRLAKGTEISIGLLRLVHNEFFRRAKFKSLTVVSTFEMGTEEGSVLQLTEASRWSESLLEVIQTHPVLISLWILIGSILGGLLLLALLVFCLWKLGFFARKKIPEEEKREEKLEQ; translated from the exons ATGGAGCTACCCCTCATCCCTCACCTGTCCTTGCCCCTGATGTTCCTGACCG GTCTCTGCTCCCCATTTAACCTGGATGTGCATCACCCACGCCTATTCCCAGGGCCACCCGAGGCTGAATTTGGATACAGTGTCTTACAACATGTTGGGGGTGGACGGCGATG GATGCTGGTGGGTGCCCCCTGGGATGGGCCTTCAGGTGACCGGAGAGGGGATGTTTATCGCTGCCCTGTGGGGGGATCCCTCAATGCCCCTTGTGCCAAGGGCCACTTAG GTGACTATCCACTGGGAAATTCATCTCATCCTGCTGTGAACATGCACCTGGGGATGTCTCTACTAGAGACTGATGGTGTTGGGGGATTCATG GCCTGCGCTCCTCTCTGGTCTCGTGCTTGTGGCTCCTCTGTCTTCAGTGCTGGGATATGTGCCCGTGTAGATGATTCGTTCAGGCCCCAGGGGAGCCTGGCACCCACAGCCCAAC GCTGCCCCACATACATGGATGTTGTCATCGTCTTGGATGGCTCCAACAGCATCTACCCTTGGTCTGAGGTTCAGACTTTCCTACGAAGACTGGTCGGGAGACTGTTTATTGACCCGGAGCAGATACAG GTGGGACTGGTACAGTATGGGGAGAGCACTGTACATGAGTGGTCCCTGGGAGATTTCCGAACCAAggaagaagtggtgagagcagcaAGGAACCTGAGTCGAAGGGAGGGCCGAGAAACAAAGACTGCCCAAGCAATAATGGTGGCCTG tACAGAAGGGTTCAGTCAGTCCCGTGGGGGGCGACCAGAGGCAGCCAGGCTACTAGTGGTTGTCACTGATGGAGAATCACACGATGGGGAGGAGCTTCCCGAAGCACTGAAAGCCTGTGAGGCTGGAAGAGTGACACGCTATGGGATTGCG GTCCTCGGTCACTACCTCCGGCGGCAGCGAGATCCCAGCTCTTTCCTGCAGGAAATCCGAACTATCGCCAGTGATCCAGATGAGCGATTTTTCTTCAATGTCACAGATGAGGCTGCACTAACTGACATTGTGGATGCACTAGGAGACCGGATTTTTGGCCTTGAGG GGTCCCATGGAGAGAATGAAAGCTCCTTTGGGCTGGAAATGTCTCAGATTGGTTTCTCCACTCATCGGCTGAAG GATGGGATTCTCTTTGGGATGGTGGGGGCCTATGACTGGGGGGGCTCAGTGCTATGGGTTGAAAAGGGTCACCACCTTTTCCCCCCACGAACGGCCCTGGAAGATGAATTCCCCCCTGCGTTGCAGAACCATGCAGCCTACCTCG GTTACTCTGTTTCCTCCATGCTCTTGCAAGGTGGACGCCGCCTGTTTATCTCAGGGGCTCCTCGATTTAAACATCGAGGAAAGGTCATTGCTTTCCAGCTTAAGAAAGATGGGGCTGTGAGGGTCGCCCAGAGCCTCCAGGGGGAGCAG ATTGGCTCATACTTTGGTAGTGAGCTCTGCCCATTGGATACAGATGGAGATGGAACAACTGATGTCTTACTTGTTGCTGCCCCCATGTTCCTGGGACCCCTGAACAAGGAGACAGGACGTGTTTATGTGTATCTGGTGGGCCAG CAGCCCTTACTGATGCTCCGGGGGAAACTTCAGCCAGAACCCCCTCAGGATGCTCGGTTTGGCTTTGCCATGAGTGCCCTTCCTGACTTGAACCAAGATGGCTTCGCTGATGTGGCTGTGGGGGCGCCCCTGGAGGATGGACACCGGGGTGCACTGTACCTGTATCATGGGACCCAGAGTGGAGTCAGGTCCCATCCTGCACAG cGGATTGCTGCTGTCTCCATGCCACAGGCCCTCAGCTATTTTGGCAGAAGTGTGGATGGCCGGCTAGATCTGGATGGAGATGATTTGGTAGATGTTGCTGTGGGTGCCCAGGGGGCAGCCATCCTGCTCAG CTCCCGACCTATCATCCATTTGACCCCTTCACTGACTGTGACCCCACCTGCCATCAGTGTGGTTCAGCGGAACTGCAGGCGACGTGGCCAGGAGGCAGCCTGCCTGACCGCGGATCTTTGCTTCCAAGTAACCTCCCGCACTCCTGGCCGCTGGACTCGTCAATTCT ATATGCAGTTCACAGCATCACTGGATGAGTGGACGGCTGGGGCACGTGCAACATTTGATGGTACTGGCCAGAGGATGTCCCCTCGGAGGCTCCGGCTCAGTGTGGGGAATGTCACTTGTGAGCAGCTGCACTTCCATGTACTG GATGCATCAGATTATCTTCGACCAGTGGCCTTGACTGTGACCTTTGCCTTGGACAACACCACAAAGCCAGGGCCTGTGCTGGATGAGGGCTCACCCACCTCTATACGAAAGCTG GTCCCCTTCTCGAAGGATTGCGGCCCTGACAATGAATGTGTCACAGACCTGGTACTTCGAGCTAATATGGACATCAGAGGCTCCAG GAAGGCCCCGTTTGTGGTTCGAGGTGGCCGACGGAAAGTGCTAGTGTCAGCAACTCTGGAGAACAGGAAGGAAAACGCCTACAACACtagtctgagtctcagtttttccAGAAACCTCCACCTGGCTAGCCTTACTCCTCAG AGGGACAGCCCAGTGAAGGTGGAATGTGCAGCCCCTTCCTCTCATGCCCAGCTTTGCAGCGTGGGGCACCCTGTCTTCCAGAGTGGAGCCAAG GTGACCTTTCTGCTAGAGTTTGAGTTTAGCTGTTCTGCCCTCCTGAGCCAGGTCCTCGTGAGGCTGATCGCCACCAG CAATAGCCTGGAGACAGATGGGACCCTTCAAGATAATACAGCCCAGGCCTCAGTCTACATCCAGTATGAGCCTCACCTCCTGTTCTCTAG TGAGTCCACCCTGCACCGGTATGAGGTTCACCCATATGGGACCCTTCCAGTGGGTTCTGGCCCCGAATTCAAAACCACTCTTAGG GTGCAGAACCTCGGCTGCTATGTGGTCAGTGGCCTCATCATCTCAGCCCTCCTTCCCGCTGTGGCCCATGGGGGCAATTACTTCCTGTCATTGTCTCAAGTCATCACCAACAAT GCAAGCTGCACAGTGCAGAACCTGACTGAGCCCCCACAAGCCCCTGTGGACCCAGAGGAGCTTCAGCACACAAGTAGACTG AATGAGAGCAATACCCGGTGTCAGGTCGTGAGGTGTCACCTTGGACGGCTAGCGAAGGGAACTGAAATCTCCATTGGACTACTGAGGCTGGTTCACAATGAATTTTTCCGGAGA GCCAAGTTCAAGTCTCTGACAGTGGTCAGCACCTTTGAGATGGGAACTGAGGAGGGCAGTGTCCTACAGCTGACTGAAGCCTCCCGTTGGAGCGAG AGCCTCTTGgaggtgattcaaacccaccctgtcCTCATCTCCCTGTGGATTCTCATTGGCAGTATCCTGGGAGGTCTGCTCCTGCTTGCCCTCCTTGTCTTCTGCCTTTGGAAG CTTGGCTTCTTTGCCCGTAAGAAAATCCCcgaagaagagaaaagagaagagaagtTGGAGCAATGA
- the ITGA10 gene encoding integrin alpha-10 isoform X2 produces MELPLIPHLSLPLMFLTGLCSPFNLDVHHPRLFPGPPEAEFGYSVLQHVGGGRRWMLVGAPWDGPSGDRRGDVYRCPVGGSLNAPCAKGHLGDYPLGNSSHPAVNMHLGMSLLETDGVGGFMACAPLWSRACGSSVFSAGICARVDDSFRPQGSLAPTAQRCPTYMDVVIVLDGSNSIYPWSEVQTFLRRLVGRLFIDPEQIQVGLVQYGESTVHEWSLGDFRTKEEVVRAARNLSRREGRETKTAQAIMVACTEGFSQSRGGRPEAARLLVVVTDGESHDGEELPEALKACEAGRVTRYGIAVLGHYLRRQRDPSSFLQEIRTIASDPDERFFFNVTDEAALTDIVDALGDRIFGLEGSHGENESSFGLEMSQIGFSTHRLKDGILFGMVGAYDWGGSVLWVEKGHHLFPPRTALEDEFPPALQNHAAYLGYSVSSMLLQGGRRLFISGAPRFKHRGKVIAFQLKKDGAVRVAQSLQGEQIGSYFGSELCPLDTDGDGTTDVLLVAAPMFLGPLNKETGRVYVYLVGQPLLMLRGKLQPEPPQDARFGFAMSALPDLNQDGFADVAVGAPLEDGHRGALYLYHGTQSGVRSHPAQRIAAVSMPQALSYFGRSVDGRLDLDGDDLVDVAVGAQGAAILLSSRPIIHLTPSLTVTPPAISVVQRNCRRRGQEAACLTADLCFQVTSRTPGRWTRQFYMQFTASLDEWTAGARATFDGTGQRMSPRRLRLSVGNVTCEQLHFHVLDASDYLRPVALTVTFALDNTTKPGPVLDEGSPTSIRKLVPFSKDCGPDNECVTDLVLRANMDIRGSRKAPFVVRGGRRKVLVSATLENRKENAYNTSLSLSFSRNLHLASLTPQRDSPVKVECAAPSSHAQLCSVGHPVFQSGAKVTFLLEFEFSCSALLSQVLVRLIATSNSLETDGTLQDNTAQASVYIQYEPHLLFSSESTLHRYEVHPYGTLPVGSGPEFKTTLRVQNLGCYVVSGLIISALLPAVAHGGNYFLSLSQVITNNASCTVQNLTEPPQAPVDPEELQHTSRLNESNTRCQVVRCHLGRLAKGTEISIGLLRLVHNEFFRRAKFKSLTVVSTFEMGTEEGSVLQLTEASRWSESLLEVIQTHPVLISLWILIGSILGGLLLLALLVFCLWKLGFFARKKIPEEEKREEKLEQ; encoded by the exons ATGGAGCTACCCCTCATCCCTCACCTGTCCTTGCCCCTGATGTTCCTGACCG GTCTCTGCTCCCCATTTAACCTGGATGTGCATCACCCACGCCTATTCCCAGGGCCACCCGAGGCTGAATTTGGATACAGTGTCTTACAACATGTTGGGGGTGGACGGCGATG GATGCTGGTGGGTGCCCCCTGGGATGGGCCTTCAGGTGACCGGAGAGGGGATGTTTATCGCTGCCCTGTGGGGGGATCCCTCAATGCCCCTTGTGCCAAGGGCCACTTAG GTGACTATCCACTGGGAAATTCATCTCATCCTGCTGTGAACATGCACCTGGGGATGTCTCTACTAGAGACTGATGGTGTTGGGGGATTCATG GCCTGCGCTCCTCTCTGGTCTCGTGCTTGTGGCTCCTCTGTCTTCAGTGCTGGGATATGTGCCCGTGTAGATGATTCGTTCAGGCCCCAGGGGAGCCTGGCACCCACAGCCCAAC GCTGCCCCACATACATGGATGTTGTCATCGTCTTGGATGGCTCCAACAGCATCTACCCTTGGTCTGAGGTTCAGACTTTCCTACGAAGACTGGTCGGGAGACTGTTTATTGACCCGGAGCAGATACAG GTGGGACTGGTACAGTATGGGGAGAGCACTGTACATGAGTGGTCCCTGGGAGATTTCCGAACCAAggaagaagtggtgagagcagcaAGGAACCTGAGTCGAAGGGAGGGCCGAGAAACAAAGACTGCCCAAGCAATAATGGTGGCCTG tACAGAAGGGTTCAGTCAGTCCCGTGGGGGGCGACCAGAGGCAGCCAGGCTACTAGTGGTTGTCACTGATGGAGAATCACACGATGGGGAGGAGCTTCCCGAAGCACTGAAAGCCTGTGAGGCTGGAAGAGTGACACGCTATGGGATTGCG GTCCTCGGTCACTACCTCCGGCGGCAGCGAGATCCCAGCTCTTTCCTGCAGGAAATCCGAACTATCGCCAGTGATCCAGATGAGCGATTTTTCTTCAATGTCACAGATGAGGCTGCACTAACTGACATTGTGGATGCACTAGGAGACCGGATTTTTGGCCTTGAGG GGTCCCATGGAGAGAATGAAAGCTCCTTTGGGCTGGAAATGTCTCAGATTGGTTTCTCCACTCATCGGCTGAAG GATGGGATTCTCTTTGGGATGGTGGGGGCCTATGACTGGGGGGGCTCAGTGCTATGGGTTGAAAAGGGTCACCACCTTTTCCCCCCACGAACGGCCCTGGAAGATGAATTCCCCCCTGCGTTGCAGAACCATGCAGCCTACCTCG GTTACTCTGTTTCCTCCATGCTCTTGCAAGGTGGACGCCGCCTGTTTATCTCAGGGGCTCCTCGATTTAAACATCGAGGAAAGGTCATTGCTTTCCAGCTTAAGAAAGATGGGGCTGTGAGGGTCGCCCAGAGCCTCCAGGGGGAGCAG ATTGGCTCATACTTTGGTAGTGAGCTCTGCCCATTGGATACAGATGGAGATGGAACAACTGATGTCTTACTTGTTGCTGCCCCCATGTTCCTGGGACCCCTGAACAAGGAGACAGGACGTGTTTATGTGTATCTGGTGGGCCAG CCCTTACTGATGCTCCGGGGGAAACTTCAGCCAGAACCCCCTCAGGATGCTCGGTTTGGCTTTGCCATGAGTGCCCTTCCTGACTTGAACCAAGATGGCTTCGCTGATGTGGCTGTGGGGGCGCCCCTGGAGGATGGACACCGGGGTGCACTGTACCTGTATCATGGGACCCAGAGTGGAGTCAGGTCCCATCCTGCACAG cGGATTGCTGCTGTCTCCATGCCACAGGCCCTCAGCTATTTTGGCAGAAGTGTGGATGGCCGGCTAGATCTGGATGGAGATGATTTGGTAGATGTTGCTGTGGGTGCCCAGGGGGCAGCCATCCTGCTCAG CTCCCGACCTATCATCCATTTGACCCCTTCACTGACTGTGACCCCACCTGCCATCAGTGTGGTTCAGCGGAACTGCAGGCGACGTGGCCAGGAGGCAGCCTGCCTGACCGCGGATCTTTGCTTCCAAGTAACCTCCCGCACTCCTGGCCGCTGGACTCGTCAATTCT ATATGCAGTTCACAGCATCACTGGATGAGTGGACGGCTGGGGCACGTGCAACATTTGATGGTACTGGCCAGAGGATGTCCCCTCGGAGGCTCCGGCTCAGTGTGGGGAATGTCACTTGTGAGCAGCTGCACTTCCATGTACTG GATGCATCAGATTATCTTCGACCAGTGGCCTTGACTGTGACCTTTGCCTTGGACAACACCACAAAGCCAGGGCCTGTGCTGGATGAGGGCTCACCCACCTCTATACGAAAGCTG GTCCCCTTCTCGAAGGATTGCGGCCCTGACAATGAATGTGTCACAGACCTGGTACTTCGAGCTAATATGGACATCAGAGGCTCCAG GAAGGCCCCGTTTGTGGTTCGAGGTGGCCGACGGAAAGTGCTAGTGTCAGCAACTCTGGAGAACAGGAAGGAAAACGCCTACAACACtagtctgagtctcagtttttccAGAAACCTCCACCTGGCTAGCCTTACTCCTCAG AGGGACAGCCCAGTGAAGGTGGAATGTGCAGCCCCTTCCTCTCATGCCCAGCTTTGCAGCGTGGGGCACCCTGTCTTCCAGAGTGGAGCCAAG GTGACCTTTCTGCTAGAGTTTGAGTTTAGCTGTTCTGCCCTCCTGAGCCAGGTCCTCGTGAGGCTGATCGCCACCAG CAATAGCCTGGAGACAGATGGGACCCTTCAAGATAATACAGCCCAGGCCTCAGTCTACATCCAGTATGAGCCTCACCTCCTGTTCTCTAG TGAGTCCACCCTGCACCGGTATGAGGTTCACCCATATGGGACCCTTCCAGTGGGTTCTGGCCCCGAATTCAAAACCACTCTTAGG GTGCAGAACCTCGGCTGCTATGTGGTCAGTGGCCTCATCATCTCAGCCCTCCTTCCCGCTGTGGCCCATGGGGGCAATTACTTCCTGTCATTGTCTCAAGTCATCACCAACAAT GCAAGCTGCACAGTGCAGAACCTGACTGAGCCCCCACAAGCCCCTGTGGACCCAGAGGAGCTTCAGCACACAAGTAGACTG AATGAGAGCAATACCCGGTGTCAGGTCGTGAGGTGTCACCTTGGACGGCTAGCGAAGGGAACTGAAATCTCCATTGGACTACTGAGGCTGGTTCACAATGAATTTTTCCGGAGA GCCAAGTTCAAGTCTCTGACAGTGGTCAGCACCTTTGAGATGGGAACTGAGGAGGGCAGTGTCCTACAGCTGACTGAAGCCTCCCGTTGGAGCGAG AGCCTCTTGgaggtgattcaaacccaccctgtcCTCATCTCCCTGTGGATTCTCATTGGCAGTATCCTGGGAGGTCTGCTCCTGCTTGCCCTCCTTGTCTTCTGCCTTTGGAAG CTTGGCTTCTTTGCCCGTAAGAAAATCCCcgaagaagagaaaagagaagagaagtTGGAGCAATGA
- the ITGA10 gene encoding integrin alpha-10 isoform X3, translating into MLVGAPWDGPSGDRRGDVYRCPVGGSLNAPCAKGHLGDYPLGNSSHPAVNMHLGMSLLETDGVGGFMACAPLWSRACGSSVFSAGICARVDDSFRPQGSLAPTAQRCPTYMDVVIVLDGSNSIYPWSEVQTFLRRLVGRLFIDPEQIQVGLVQYGESTVHEWSLGDFRTKEEVVRAARNLSRREGRETKTAQAIMVACTEGFSQSRGGRPEAARLLVVVTDGESHDGEELPEALKACEAGRVTRYGIAVLGHYLRRQRDPSSFLQEIRTIASDPDERFFFNVTDEAALTDIVDALGDRIFGLEGSHGENESSFGLEMSQIGFSTHRLKDGILFGMVGAYDWGGSVLWVEKGHHLFPPRTALEDEFPPALQNHAAYLGYSVSSMLLQGGRRLFISGAPRFKHRGKVIAFQLKKDGAVRVAQSLQGEQIGSYFGSELCPLDTDGDGTTDVLLVAAPMFLGPLNKETGRVYVYLVGQQPLLMLRGKLQPEPPQDARFGFAMSALPDLNQDGFADVAVGAPLEDGHRGALYLYHGTQSGVRSHPAQRIAAVSMPQALSYFGRSVDGRLDLDGDDLVDVAVGAQGAAILLSSRPIIHLTPSLTVTPPAISVVQRNCRRRGQEAACLTADLCFQVTSRTPGRWTRQFYMQFTASLDEWTAGARATFDGTGQRMSPRRLRLSVGNVTCEQLHFHVLDASDYLRPVALTVTFALDNTTKPGPVLDEGSPTSIRKLVPFSKDCGPDNECVTDLVLRANMDIRGSRKAPFVVRGGRRKVLVSATLENRKENAYNTSLSLSFSRNLHLASLTPQRDSPVKVECAAPSSHAQLCSVGHPVFQSGAKVTFLLEFEFSCSALLSQVLVRLIATSNSLETDGTLQDNTAQASVYIQYEPHLLFSSESTLHRYEVHPYGTLPVGSGPEFKTTLRVQNLGCYVVSGLIISALLPAVAHGGNYFLSLSQVITNNASCTVQNLTEPPQAPVDPEELQHTSRLNESNTRCQVVRCHLGRLAKGTEISIGLLRLVHNEFFRRAKFKSLTVVSTFEMGTEEGSVLQLTEASRWSESLLEVIQTHPVLISLWILIGSILGGLLLLALLVFCLWKLGFFARKKIPEEEKREEKLEQ; encoded by the exons ATGCTGGTGGGTGCCCCCTGGGATGGGCCTTCAGGTGACCGGAGAGGGGATGTTTATCGCTGCCCTGTGGGGGGATCCCTCAATGCCCCTTGTGCCAAGGGCCACTTAG GTGACTATCCACTGGGAAATTCATCTCATCCTGCTGTGAACATGCACCTGGGGATGTCTCTACTAGAGACTGATGGTGTTGGGGGATTCATG GCCTGCGCTCCTCTCTGGTCTCGTGCTTGTGGCTCCTCTGTCTTCAGTGCTGGGATATGTGCCCGTGTAGATGATTCGTTCAGGCCCCAGGGGAGCCTGGCACCCACAGCCCAAC GCTGCCCCACATACATGGATGTTGTCATCGTCTTGGATGGCTCCAACAGCATCTACCCTTGGTCTGAGGTTCAGACTTTCCTACGAAGACTGGTCGGGAGACTGTTTATTGACCCGGAGCAGATACAG GTGGGACTGGTACAGTATGGGGAGAGCACTGTACATGAGTGGTCCCTGGGAGATTTCCGAACCAAggaagaagtggtgagagcagcaAGGAACCTGAGTCGAAGGGAGGGCCGAGAAACAAAGACTGCCCAAGCAATAATGGTGGCCTG tACAGAAGGGTTCAGTCAGTCCCGTGGGGGGCGACCAGAGGCAGCCAGGCTACTAGTGGTTGTCACTGATGGAGAATCACACGATGGGGAGGAGCTTCCCGAAGCACTGAAAGCCTGTGAGGCTGGAAGAGTGACACGCTATGGGATTGCG GTCCTCGGTCACTACCTCCGGCGGCAGCGAGATCCCAGCTCTTTCCTGCAGGAAATCCGAACTATCGCCAGTGATCCAGATGAGCGATTTTTCTTCAATGTCACAGATGAGGCTGCACTAACTGACATTGTGGATGCACTAGGAGACCGGATTTTTGGCCTTGAGG GGTCCCATGGAGAGAATGAAAGCTCCTTTGGGCTGGAAATGTCTCAGATTGGTTTCTCCACTCATCGGCTGAAG GATGGGATTCTCTTTGGGATGGTGGGGGCCTATGACTGGGGGGGCTCAGTGCTATGGGTTGAAAAGGGTCACCACCTTTTCCCCCCACGAACGGCCCTGGAAGATGAATTCCCCCCTGCGTTGCAGAACCATGCAGCCTACCTCG GTTACTCTGTTTCCTCCATGCTCTTGCAAGGTGGACGCCGCCTGTTTATCTCAGGGGCTCCTCGATTTAAACATCGAGGAAAGGTCATTGCTTTCCAGCTTAAGAAAGATGGGGCTGTGAGGGTCGCCCAGAGCCTCCAGGGGGAGCAG ATTGGCTCATACTTTGGTAGTGAGCTCTGCCCATTGGATACAGATGGAGATGGAACAACTGATGTCTTACTTGTTGCTGCCCCCATGTTCCTGGGACCCCTGAACAAGGAGACAGGACGTGTTTATGTGTATCTGGTGGGCCAG CAGCCCTTACTGATGCTCCGGGGGAAACTTCAGCCAGAACCCCCTCAGGATGCTCGGTTTGGCTTTGCCATGAGTGCCCTTCCTGACTTGAACCAAGATGGCTTCGCTGATGTGGCTGTGGGGGCGCCCCTGGAGGATGGACACCGGGGTGCACTGTACCTGTATCATGGGACCCAGAGTGGAGTCAGGTCCCATCCTGCACAG cGGATTGCTGCTGTCTCCATGCCACAGGCCCTCAGCTATTTTGGCAGAAGTGTGGATGGCCGGCTAGATCTGGATGGAGATGATTTGGTAGATGTTGCTGTGGGTGCCCAGGGGGCAGCCATCCTGCTCAG CTCCCGACCTATCATCCATTTGACCCCTTCACTGACTGTGACCCCACCTGCCATCAGTGTGGTTCAGCGGAACTGCAGGCGACGTGGCCAGGAGGCAGCCTGCCTGACCGCGGATCTTTGCTTCCAAGTAACCTCCCGCACTCCTGGCCGCTGGACTCGTCAATTCT ATATGCAGTTCACAGCATCACTGGATGAGTGGACGGCTGGGGCACGTGCAACATTTGATGGTACTGGCCAGAGGATGTCCCCTCGGAGGCTCCGGCTCAGTGTGGGGAATGTCACTTGTGAGCAGCTGCACTTCCATGTACTG GATGCATCAGATTATCTTCGACCAGTGGCCTTGACTGTGACCTTTGCCTTGGACAACACCACAAAGCCAGGGCCTGTGCTGGATGAGGGCTCACCCACCTCTATACGAAAGCTG GTCCCCTTCTCGAAGGATTGCGGCCCTGACAATGAATGTGTCACAGACCTGGTACTTCGAGCTAATATGGACATCAGAGGCTCCAG GAAGGCCCCGTTTGTGGTTCGAGGTGGCCGACGGAAAGTGCTAGTGTCAGCAACTCTGGAGAACAGGAAGGAAAACGCCTACAACACtagtctgagtctcagtttttccAGAAACCTCCACCTGGCTAGCCTTACTCCTCAG AGGGACAGCCCAGTGAAGGTGGAATGTGCAGCCCCTTCCTCTCATGCCCAGCTTTGCAGCGTGGGGCACCCTGTCTTCCAGAGTGGAGCCAAG GTGACCTTTCTGCTAGAGTTTGAGTTTAGCTGTTCTGCCCTCCTGAGCCAGGTCCTCGTGAGGCTGATCGCCACCAG CAATAGCCTGGAGACAGATGGGACCCTTCAAGATAATACAGCCCAGGCCTCAGTCTACATCCAGTATGAGCCTCACCTCCTGTTCTCTAG TGAGTCCACCCTGCACCGGTATGAGGTTCACCCATATGGGACCCTTCCAGTGGGTTCTGGCCCCGAATTCAAAACCACTCTTAGG GTGCAGAACCTCGGCTGCTATGTGGTCAGTGGCCTCATCATCTCAGCCCTCCTTCCCGCTGTGGCCCATGGGGGCAATTACTTCCTGTCATTGTCTCAAGTCATCACCAACAAT GCAAGCTGCACAGTGCAGAACCTGACTGAGCCCCCACAAGCCCCTGTGGACCCAGAGGAGCTTCAGCACACAAGTAGACTG AATGAGAGCAATACCCGGTGTCAGGTCGTGAGGTGTCACCTTGGACGGCTAGCGAAGGGAACTGAAATCTCCATTGGACTACTGAGGCTGGTTCACAATGAATTTTTCCGGAGA GCCAAGTTCAAGTCTCTGACAGTGGTCAGCACCTTTGAGATGGGAACTGAGGAGGGCAGTGTCCTACAGCTGACTGAAGCCTCCCGTTGGAGCGAG AGCCTCTTGgaggtgattcaaacccaccctgtcCTCATCTCCCTGTGGATTCTCATTGGCAGTATCCTGGGAGGTCTGCTCCTGCTTGCCCTCCTTGTCTTCTGCCTTTGGAAG CTTGGCTTCTTTGCCCGTAAGAAAATCCCcgaagaagagaaaagagaagagaagtTGGAGCAATGA